The following DNA comes from Nitrospirota bacterium.
GACAAAAGAATCCGGTTATAGTTGACATACGGTTCCGCGCCAAAAACGGTAATATCAAAATCTCCCTTGAGCGCAAGAACGTTTTCAACCACCGCGATCCCGGCCATCCCGTTCCCGATGACTACTAATTTTGGCTTACTTCCAATTTGCATAAATGACTCCGGTCAGGGTATGCCGGGGTGTGTTCCGAACAGCGACCTCTTCGAAGTTTGGTTACCTTTTATTAATGTATAAAAGATAGCTGGTAAACTTCGGAGCGCGAGCAGATCGGAATTCATCCTGGCATGCCCGTGTTAATCAATGACATTGATCTAATACCCCGACAACCCGATCCTTTGCCAGTCCTGTTTCCCTGGCAAAATTTTCAAACCCTTTATTTTTCAGAAAAAAAGCTCCCGGCATCGTGGTGGGAATGACCACGTTGTAAAAAATAGCCCGATCAACGATTTGCCAAGCCGCCGCGGTCAAAAACGAAATTAGGATCGATCCGAAAAGAGCTCCCGAAACCGGTAGAAACAGCATGACGACCAGGTTGAGAAAAAGAAAACCCTGTAAAACCCAGTCGAGTTTGAGGAACCCCGGGTAAGCCTCCTGAAGGTGCTGAAACGACGCCTGAGACTCTCCGCTGTGACCTTTTAGATACCGGAAAAACAAAATTCGGGAAAAGTAACGAATGAGAAGATAAAGTGAAACCAATCCCAGGAGGCCTTGTTTTAACCCGGTATAAAAGGAGATCTGCCGACCGCTAAAGACGCCACCGATGAGCGGATAGGCTAAAAAGAGGCTCGTCATTAACAAACCTAAAATCGTCATGGTTCCGAAAAACGAGACAACCGTATGGGGGTGATTCCAATAGGGTCGGGCCGGAATCAAATAACAGTTGGACATGGCGACGAGACTCAAAATTCCCATTATCGCCGTTCCTCCTCCCAACAGGGTCAACAGCCCGGAAGGAAGCAGGTGAAAGGTCTGAAAAAAGATATAAGCGGCCAACCCGCCGAAAAAACTCCCGACGGTCAAAATCTCCCGGCTGACCCAGGAATAACGGAGATTATTCAGCGCCCGGTAGCAATATTGAGGTTTTCCCAGGTGTCCGGTCGAAAGCGCCAGGGCGGTAAATAAACAGCCCGCCAACGTCAACAACATCGCCCTCTCCGGAGCGAGAGGGGAGAGCGGACTGCCAAAAAAAGAGTAACCG
Coding sequences within:
- a CDS encoding dimethyl sulfoxide reductase anchor subunit; the protein is MSKAEVMFPVQTQMGFHFTADNCIGCHSCEAACSEKNNLPSHIAWRKVGYVEGGSYPQFTRVNTSMACNHCTDPVCLKGCPTGAYVKYEKYGAVIQDSDICFGCQYCTWVCPYNAPAYNPETGSVSKCNMCVDRLDVGLKPACVSACLGHALEFGEVAKMENERGQALLQISGFPDPSLSQPNIRFKQIKETPDIQYRTDVEPVNYSNKHSQGGGIKPLALKPLTWNSLASNETPLVFFTLLSQMVVGGFLAFIGYSFFGSPLSPLAPERAMLLTLAGCLFTALALSTGHLGKPQYCYRALNNLRYSWVSREILTVGSFFGGLAAYIFFQTFHLLPSGLLTLLGGGTAIMGILSLVAMSNCYLIPARPYWNHPHTVVSFFGTMTILGLLMTSLFLAYPLIGGVFSGRQISFYTGLKQGLLGLVSLYLLIRYFSRILFFRYLKGHSGESQASFQHLQEAYPGFLKLDWVLQGFLFLNLVVMLFLPVSGALFGSILISFLTAAAWQIVDRAIFYNVVIPTTMPGAFFLKNKGFENFARETGLAKDRVVGVLDQCH